In Nostoc sphaeroides, the genomic window TTTGATGTCGTTAACTGTTGACTGTTGACTGTTGACGGGTTTTCAGTCATCACTCATCAGTCATCACTCATCAGTCATCACTCATCACTCATCACTCATCACTCATCACTCATCACTCATCACTCATCACTCATCAGGTAAATGTACAATATTATTTGCGTAACACCTTATTAAGAAATGTAACTTTAAATAAATAGTTTTAAGATATATTGCCAATCTCAGTAAATGAAATATAGATAGAGACTGCCAATCTTTTTTAAACAAAAATTCAGAAATTATACGGATATAATTCTGTATGGGAATTATTAAAATAATATATAAACACTGAATGCATCTTTTTTAATGATGGGGGCTATAGCAACCTATTTTAGTCGGAAATTTTACCGATAATCAACTCTCTGCAACATGACTTTTTTACTAATAAGATTTTGGTATTTTCCTATATCCCTAGATTTTAATAAATTTAATTTAGACTGCTATATCCGAAATGTATTTGCACTTATTGACGTATCTGGTAACCAGTATATAGCTAGTGCATGTCGCGGAAACCAACCTACCATTTCATTACAGCCAGAAAACCCAAAATTAAAGCTTTTTGACTTTTTTACCCTGAGCGCAGCCGAAGGGTGACTTCCCCACAGTGGCTGACTTTTACCTTGCGGTACTAGTGTGGGTTTTTCAATAGCTGGCTTTTTAATACAAGGAAAAAAGTATGACCCACTCCGAACTTATTCTTTCAAATAACCTAGTTAATGAATTTAAAACTTGTACTCAGTTGCAATATAATGGCAAATTAAATATTAAAAGTTCTAAAGGCAGCCAATGGACTTTTTATTATCGGCTGGGGCGAATAGTTTGGGCAACAGGTGGAACTCATCCCTTCCGCCGTTGGCGTAGAAATATGGCTCAAAATTGTCCCCAGATTGATGTTGATAAATTGCAGTTGCGTTTGCAAGACGTATCACTAGATTACTGGGATTACCGCATTCTAGAAATCTTTTATAAAAAACAGAAAATTCAGAGAGAGCAAATTCAGTCTATTGCCGAAAACACCATAGCAGAAATATTATTTGACCTAGCTATGCAAGGAAATTTTGCTTCTATAAGTTGCAATCGCAGTCAAGAAGTTATCTTAGAAACACCAATGAGCTTCACGAGTGCAGAAATGTCTGTAAAGCACATGCAAGACTCGTGGAAAATTTGGTCAGAAGCAGGTTTAGCAAATTTTTCTCCTGACTTGGCACCAGTTCTACGCCGACCAGAACAACTTCAACAGATGGTAAGTCCATCTGTCTATAAAAACTTTGTAAATTTAATCAACGGCAAATTAACTCTGCGAGATTTAGCCGTGAAAATGAAGCAAAGTGTACTGCCACTCACCCGTTCATTGCTTCCCTATATCCTTAAAGGAATCATTGAATTGGTGGAAATACCTGACATGCCATTAGTAATGACTGAGGCCAACAATAAGCCTATCACCGGACAACCGAAAAAATCGATTGCTCCACTAATAGCCTGCGTAGATGATAGCCCCCAGGTATGTAAAATGCTGGAAGATATTATCACTTCCAATGGACTAAGGTTTATCAAGATTCAAGATGCTGTACAAGCTCTCCCAACCCTTATTCAGGATAAACCAGACCTGATTTTCTTGGATTTGATTATGCCAGTCGCCAGTGGTTACGAAATTTGTACTCAGTTGCGACGAATATCTGCTTTCGCCAATACACCAGTAATTATATTAACAGGTAGTGATGGTCTTTTAGATAGAGTTCGTGCTAAGGTAGTCGGTTCTACAGATTTCATCACTAAACCTGTAGTGCCTGAGAAGGTAATGAGTATAATACGTAAATATTTACCTGCGTTGAGTGTACCCATCGACAAGAGTAAAGCTAATTTAGAAGTTTGTAAATAGGGAGAATTAATAATTTTTCTTGATGATTAATCATAAACTAATCTGATTAGCTTGAAAATTTAATTCCTTAGCATGAGCCTATTGCTTAACAATAGCCATAATAAAAATATTTACAATCGATAAATTTTTCCAGCTCAGTAAACATAAAATTACTGGGGTGATAAATAAGAAGTCCAAATTCACAAGAGGCAAGTAGGTGGCAGTCTTAAAGCCATCTACTTTTTTTCTACACAATAGAATATTTAGTAAGTGAATAAAACATATATTAAGTTCTGTTCATTACGTACTTTTTCGGAGGTTAATATATAAAGATTGAATCAAAATTAGACAAATACAAATTTTTGTATTTATAGCAGTCCTATTTGAGTTGTGAAATATTCTTTATGACAAGGGGGTAGGGGCTAGTCTCTAGTCTCTAGTCCCTTGCATGTGTTTATCCACACATCATTTAGGATTTGTATCTCTAACTTGTTTACATTCTTAAAAGATTTTAACGGATAATTACCATGAATACTGTTTTAGTTGTTGAAGATGGCTTAACAGATATGGAAATAATCAGCCGTTATTTGCAACAGGCCGGTTATTCTGTGATTAGCGCCACAAGCAGTGAAGAGGCTCAAGACAAAATAGATAAAAACAAGCCAGACCTAATATTTCTCGACGTAATTTTACCAGGTAAAAGTGGCTTTGAAATTTGTCGAGAACTTAAGAATAATCCCACTACTAGCAAAATACCAGTTATTTTTTGCTCTACAAAAAATAGTGATGTAGATAAAATTTGGGGTAATATGTTGGGCGCTGAGGGTTATCTATCAAAACCGATTGATCGAGAAGAATTATTAGTAATTTTAAAGCGATTACTTAATTAGTAAAAATTAACAAATTGACAACCACTAGAAGTCACTATTTTTAACATAAAACCTCCGCAAAGATAAAATAATAACTGGAAATAGTGGCTAAAGATAAATAATCAAGCACAAAGGATCAATAGCTTTGGAAACCAAGGAAAAGTTTTTAAGTTTTAATTTGGGAGTCAGGGATACAGCCATAATTTCGTTACAACACATCACAGAAGTTTTGCAAGTATCATTACCAGAAATATGTGGCGTTCCTCAAATGCCCAGTTGTGTCTTGGGTATCTATAACTGGCGCGGTGAGATGCTTTGGTTAGTTGATTTAGAGGCAATGTTGGGTTATTCTCCAATTTCGCAAGGAACAAATTTACTTTCGAGAATGATGGCAATTGTTCTGGAAAACGAGGGTAAGTTTTTGGGACTATTGGTGCGACAGCTTATGGATATTGAGTGCCTGGATACTAAGCAAATGAAAGCCCCAACAGCCGAATTATTTTATCCAAAAATTTCCCCTTTCTTGCAAGGATACTTTATTAATGATTCCGAGGAGATGATTTTTAATTTAGATGCCATATCAATTATCCAAGCTCTTATATGGAAAACTCATAATTAACAAACAATTACTAATTAGGGAGTGACAGAGGCAATAGGAGAATGAAAATCAACAAAACTTGCTTTTTGTTTTGTGATTATCCCGTGATTAACAATTAACAATTAATGAGGTTGAGTTATGAAGTTTTTGTATCAGAAGAATCGAAAGAATGATCCCCTAGCTAATGAATTAGAAAATCAGAATGGGAGTGCGGACGTAGTAAATATTGTTAGTAACGAAATATCATTATTAAGTGCGATCGCTCAAGAATTTAAAAGTTGTAGAAAACAGTTACAAGACATTGCAACTCAGATGCGTAAAGCCTCTGATATCGATACTCTAGTCAAAGTCACTGTAGACCAAATCAGAGAGAAGATTGGTTGCGATCGCGCCTTGATTTATCAATTTACTTCCTTTGATTCTGGTACTGTTTTAGCAGAATCAAGAACCCTAGATTGGACACCAGCTTTAGGCGAAAATATTCCGATAATTCTTTTTGGTTACTACACAAATCAAGACTATTTAGAACCTGTAGCTATTGATAATATCAATCATCTACAACTTACCGCTTATCAAAAGCAGTTGTTAGAGAAATTCCAAATCAAAGCTAGTTTGAGTTTACCAATTACAGTAGAAGGTAAAATATGGGGCTTACTAGCAGTAAACAATTGCTCCTCACCACGGCAATGGCAGGAGGCAGAAATTAGCCTATT contains:
- a CDS encoding response regulator — protein: MTHSELILSNNLVNEFKTCTQLQYNGKLNIKSSKGSQWTFYYRLGRIVWATGGTHPFRRWRRNMAQNCPQIDVDKLQLRLQDVSLDYWDYRILEIFYKKQKIQREQIQSIAENTIAEILFDLAMQGNFASISCNRSQEVILETPMSFTSAEMSVKHMQDSWKIWSEAGLANFSPDLAPVLRRPEQLQQMVSPSVYKNFVNLINGKLTLRDLAVKMKQSVLPLTRSLLPYILKGIIELVEIPDMPLVMTEANNKPITGQPKKSIAPLIACVDDSPQVCKMLEDIITSNGLRFIKIQDAVQALPTLIQDKPDLIFLDLIMPVASGYEICTQLRRISAFANTPVIILTGSDGLLDRVRAKVVGSTDFITKPVVPEKVMSIIRKYLPALSVPIDKSKANLEVCK
- a CDS encoding response regulator transcription factor; its protein translation is MNTVLVVEDGLTDMEIISRYLQQAGYSVISATSSEEAQDKIDKNKPDLIFLDVILPGKSGFEICRELKNNPTTSKIPVIFCSTKNSDVDKIWGNMLGAEGYLSKPIDREELLVILKRLLN
- a CDS encoding chemotaxis protein CheW, producing the protein METKEKFLSFNLGVRDTAIISLQHITEVLQVSLPEICGVPQMPSCVLGIYNWRGEMLWLVDLEAMLGYSPISQGTNLLSRMMAIVLENEGKFLGLLVRQLMDIECLDTKQMKAPTAELFYPKISPFLQGYFINDSEEMIFNLDAISIIQALIWKTHN